One window of Phalacrocorax carbo chromosome 1, bPhaCar2.1, whole genome shotgun sequence genomic DNA carries:
- the STARD10 gene encoding START domain-containing protein 10: MSGRDSVQIPDDRDFGAFRAECESERGWSLTYSKAGVAVWVQLLEPERALHKIKCRMECKDVPAETLYDVLHDIEYRKKWDTNVIETFDIGKLTVNSDVGYYAWKCPKPLKNRDVVTLRSWLPMGTDYIIMNYSVKHPKYPPRKDMVRAVSIQTGYLIEGTGAKSCTITYLAQVDPKGSLPKWVVNKSSQFLAPKAMKKMYKACLKYPEWKQKHNPHFKPWLFPEQSRLPALPLSELSLQHADSLENIDESSLAETKDDRGEASDEDSVN; encoded by the exons ATGTCGGGTCGCGATAGCGTCCAGATCCCCGACGACCGGGACTTCGGGGCGTTCCGTGCGGAGTGCGAGTCGGAGCGGGGCTGGAGCCTCACCTACAGCAAGGCGGGGGTGGCCGTCTGGgtgcagctgctggagcccGAGCGAGCCCTCCACAAGATCAAG TGCAGGATGGAGTGCAAGGACGTGCCGGCGGAGACGCTCTACGACGTGCTGCATGACATCGAGTACCGGAAAAAGTGGGACACCAACGTCATTGAGACCTTCGACATCGGGAAGCTGACTGTCAACTCCGACGTGGGCTACTATGCCT ggaagtgcCCCAAGCCCCTGAAGAACAGGGACGTCGTCACGCTCCGCTCCTGGCTGCCCATGGGCACCGACTACATCATCATGAACTACTCCGTGAAGCACCCC aAGTACCCCCCCCGCAAGGACATGGTGCGAGCTGTCTCCATCCAGACGGGCTACCTGATCGAGGGGACGGGAGCCAAGAGCTGCACCATCACCTACCTGGCACAGGTGGACCCCAAAG GTTCCCTGCCGAAGTGGGTGGTGAACAAATCCTCGCAGTTCCTGGCCCCCAAG GCGATGAAGAAGATGTACAAGGCTTGCCTGAAGTACCCGGAGTGGAAGCAGAAGCACAACCCGCACTTCAAGCCCTGGCTGTTCCCCGAGCAGAGCCGGCTGCCCGCCCTGCCGCTCTCCGAGCTCTCCCTCCAGCACGCCGACTCGCTGGAGAACATCGACGAGAGCTCCTTGGCCGAGACCAAAGACGACCGCGGCGAGGCCAGCGACGAGGACAGCGTTAACTga